One genomic region from Muriicola soli encodes:
- a CDS encoding RagB/SusD family nutrient uptake outer membrane protein — protein MKKRIFYYLTLFAAIFACSDDFTDVPAIGALSDATLQNEQGVNLLLVGAYSVLDGIRNNQGGADWTVSGDNWWLDVISDDAHKGSTDGDQADLYLLEIYDWTSANPYLTVWDGRFAGVNRANAVINLINNIEEGDFSSQLAEARFLRGHFNFELQKMFGNVPYISEDNFANTDFNQANSGPIWDQIEADFQYAIDNLPTSQADVGRPTSWTAKSYMGKAHMFQSDYAAAATLFTDVINNGPYSLNPEFLANFSLAGENGSEAIFSIQFTTDGGQSFNGNRGGTLNFPNPGPFGSCCGFYQPTQDLVNAYQTDGTGLPLLDTFNTTDVTNDQELASSDPFTPHAGPLDPRLDYTVGRRGIDYNGYGPHVGQDWIRASDADISGPYLSKKNVYQAGEDANVGTGAWGQQHSGINYHIIRYADVLLMAAEAAVEAGDLPTALGYVNQVRNRAKNMSYVQNEAGTADAANYQIEPYVSFPDQDFARKAVRFERRLELAMEGHRLFDLRRWGVAESVINTYVQNEARTIPNFGQKAGTYMPNMDLLPIPINAIDLSGGALSQNPGF, from the coding sequence ATGAAAAAGAGAATCTTTTATTATTTAACCTTATTCGCGGCAATATTTGCTTGTAGCGATGATTTTACAGACGTGCCGGCTATAGGAGCCCTGAGTGACGCGACCCTGCAAAATGAGCAAGGTGTAAATCTCCTGCTGGTTGGGGCTTATTCCGTTTTGGACGGAATCAGGAATAACCAGGGGGGTGCCGACTGGACGGTGAGTGGTGATAACTGGTGGTTAGACGTAATCTCTGACGATGCCCATAAGGGTAGTACTGACGGAGATCAGGCCGACCTGTATTTACTTGAGATTTATGACTGGACTTCGGCTAATCCGTATCTTACGGTATGGGATGGACGATTTGCAGGAGTAAACAGAGCTAATGCAGTTATCAATCTTATCAATAACATTGAAGAGGGCGACTTCTCTTCGCAATTGGCTGAAGCCAGATTCCTCAGAGGACATTTTAATTTTGAACTTCAGAAGATGTTCGGAAATGTACCTTATATCTCGGAAGATAATTTTGCGAACACAGATTTCAATCAGGCGAATTCAGGACCTATCTGGGACCAGATCGAAGCTGATTTTCAATATGCCATCGACAATTTGCCAACATCTCAGGCAGACGTCGGACGGCCAACCTCCTGGACAGCTAAATCCTACATGGGTAAAGCACATATGTTTCAATCTGATTATGCCGCTGCCGCTACACTCTTTACTGATGTAATCAACAACGGACCGTATTCATTGAATCCGGAATTCCTGGCTAATTTCTCCCTTGCAGGTGAAAACGGATCTGAAGCTATATTTTCCATACAATTCACAACGGATGGAGGACAGTCTTTTAACGGAAACAGAGGAGGTACTTTGAATTTCCCCAATCCGGGGCCTTTCGGATCTTGCTGTGGTTTCTATCAGCCCACACAGGATCTTGTAAATGCGTATCAAACCGATGGCACAGGCTTGCCATTGCTGGATACCTTTAATACAACAGATGTAACTAATGATCAGGAATTAGCGAGTTCCGATCCTTTTACCCCACATGCAGGTCCGCTTGATCCCAGACTGGACTATACTGTAGGTAGAAGGGGAATCGACTATAACGGTTATGGTCCCCATGTAGGACAGGATTGGATCCGTGCATCAGACGCCGATATTTCAGGGCCTTATCTTTCTAAGAAGAATGTATACCAGGCTGGTGAAGATGCTAATGTAGGAACAGGAGCCTGGGGACAGCAACACTCAGGAATTAATTACCATATCATCAGGTATGCCGATGTATTGTTGATGGCCGCGGAAGCTGCTGTTGAGGCCGGGGATCTTCCAACGGCTTTGGGCTATGTTAACCAGGTTCGAAACAGGGCTAAGAATATGTCCTATGTTCAAAACGAGGCAGGTACAGCAGATGCAGCTAATTATCAAATTGAGCCTTATGTGTCATTCCCTGATCAGGATTTCGCACGTAAAGCGGTTCGTTTTGAGCGTCGTCTTGAATTGGCCATGGAAGGACATCGTCTGTTTGATCTCAGAAGATGGGGTGTCGCTGAAAGTGTAATTAATACCTATGTTCAAAATGAAGCGCGAACCATTCCAAACTTTGGTCAAAAAGCAGGAACGTATATGCCAAACATGGACCTACTGCCTATTCCAATTAACGCAATTGATTTAAGTGGTGGTGCTTTATCACAGAATCCAGGATTCTAA
- a CDS encoding prolyl oligopeptidase family serine peptidase, translating into MGNRVWLILGLCLLLIPQGCSSQKQLIEGEEETVVTERLQYYLYFPEDYEEDDKKRFPLLLFLHGGGESGDSLAVLKKNGPPKMLDEGKQFPFMVLAPQNPHKKQWWNVRAVIQLLDTITTHHRVDPKRIYLSGLSRGGSAAWELAVQYPDRFAALAVVCGMAPVPYASWINKDLPIWVFHGTEDRSIPFSESDTMVAALRQMGYDVTFTAYEGVGHNSWEQAYQTEALYDWMMEQKLD; encoded by the coding sequence ATGGGTAATAGGGTATGGTTAATTTTAGGCTTATGTTTACTATTGATACCTCAGGGCTGCAGTTCCCAAAAACAACTCATCGAAGGGGAAGAAGAAACAGTTGTTACAGAAAGACTGCAATACTACCTCTATTTCCCGGAGGATTATGAGGAGGATGATAAAAAACGCTTCCCCCTCTTGCTCTTCCTCCACGGGGGAGGGGAATCCGGCGACAGCCTTGCCGTACTTAAGAAGAATGGTCCACCAAAAATGCTGGACGAGGGAAAACAGTTTCCCTTTATGGTGCTGGCCCCTCAGAATCCTCACAAAAAACAATGGTGGAACGTTCGTGCAGTTATACAACTCCTCGATACCATAACGACACACCACAGGGTAGATCCGAAAAGGATCTACTTATCCGGCCTCAGCAGGGGCGGGAGTGCAGCCTGGGAACTCGCCGTACAGTATCCGGACCGATTTGCAGCACTTGCGGTGGTTTGTGGAATGGCCCCGGTGCCCTATGCCTCATGGATCAACAAAGACCTTCCCATTTGGGTTTTTCACGGCACAGAAGATCGATCCATACCCTTCTCAGAGTCTGATACTATGGTTGCCGCTCTAAGGCAGATGGGATACGATGTGACCTTCACGGCCTATGAAGGGGTAGGTCACAATTCCTGGGAACAAGCCTACCAGACGGAAGCCCTTTACGACTGGATGATGGAACAGAAGCTCGATTAA
- a CDS encoding thioredoxin domain-containing protein produces the protein MKLSSRFSFLLITLLILIFSACKDKANKDQEHKFTNALVHETSPYLLQHAHNPVNWVAWSDEALEKAREEEKLIIVSIGYSSCHWCHVMEEECFEDVEVAALMNENFINIKVDREERPDVDEVYMTAVQLMTGNGGWPLNVILLSNGKPLYGGTYHTKAQWMEVLTEVNTKYNNDKAGAEDYANRVAKGIAEVNFIPKVESEQPLPDNLLEQAMTRWKPQWDMEKGGNQGREKFIIPANLDYLLDYARLTDDLESDVFVKNTLDNILLGGIYDHIGGGFFRYSTDPNWKVPHFEKMLYDQAQLISLYAKAYAIYKEPAYKDAVLQTIAFLEREMKGPDGGFYAAMDADSEGIEGAYYTWKEVELNRLLRDDFGLFAEYYSINPASSWEEDLYVLFKSQSDAEFAREHDITFAQLSSKKASWHQDLLAARKQRTMPRKDDKVITSWNALLISGLIDAYKAFDEEVLLDKAKGLFRSLKASAVSEDKVIHSYKNGSTREEGFLEDYAFLARTSFSLYETSLDTTYLDFTRKLMEEVESRFFEKETGMYQYNENNDLISRIIKIDDGVLPSPNAVVAENYLLLGHLNYDIKYLEKVDQMLMTISPRVLEAINNHSYWAKLMLSRIKPYYEIVVVGPDAELLSLEFHKLFLPNALVVGSLKSSNLALFKDRYVHEETYIYVCTNNTCKLPVKTVTEALQQLQDFGLNLP, from the coding sequence ATGAAGTTGTCCTCCCGGTTTTCTTTTCTCCTGATCACACTGCTTATCCTGATCTTTTCCGCTTGTAAAGACAAGGCGAATAAAGACCAAGAACACAAGTTTACCAATGCACTTGTACATGAGACAAGTCCCTACTTGCTCCAACACGCTCACAATCCGGTAAATTGGGTCGCATGGAGCGATGAAGCCCTTGAAAAGGCCAGGGAAGAAGAGAAGCTCATTATAGTGAGCATTGGTTATTCCTCCTGTCACTGGTGCCATGTGATGGAAGAGGAATGCTTTGAAGATGTGGAAGTTGCTGCCCTGATGAATGAAAATTTTATCAATATAAAAGTAGACCGGGAAGAGCGCCCCGATGTGGATGAAGTTTATATGACCGCAGTTCAACTCATGACTGGCAATGGAGGCTGGCCGCTAAATGTGATCCTCCTGTCCAACGGGAAACCGCTTTATGGCGGTACCTATCACACCAAGGCCCAATGGATGGAAGTACTTACTGAGGTCAATACCAAATACAACAATGACAAAGCCGGAGCGGAAGATTACGCAAATCGTGTTGCTAAGGGCATTGCAGAAGTAAACTTTATCCCCAAGGTAGAATCGGAACAACCGCTGCCCGACAACTTACTGGAACAAGCCATGACGCGCTGGAAGCCGCAGTGGGATATGGAAAAAGGGGGTAATCAGGGACGTGAAAAATTCATTATCCCGGCCAATTTGGATTACCTACTGGATTATGCCCGTCTCACTGATGATCTGGAATCTGATGTATTTGTAAAAAACACATTGGATAATATCCTCCTGGGAGGAATCTATGACCATATTGGGGGTGGATTTTTCCGGTACAGTACCGACCCCAACTGGAAAGTTCCCCATTTTGAAAAGATGCTGTATGATCAGGCGCAACTCATCAGTCTCTATGCCAAGGCCTATGCCATCTACAAAGAGCCTGCCTATAAGGATGCCGTCTTACAAACCATCGCTTTTCTCGAGAGGGAAATGAAGGGACCGGACGGAGGATTTTACGCGGCCATGGATGCTGATAGTGAGGGAATCGAAGGTGCGTATTACACCTGGAAGGAAGTTGAATTAAATCGCCTGCTTAGGGATGATTTCGGCCTCTTTGCGGAGTATTATTCGATCAACCCTGCCTCTTCCTGGGAAGAGGATCTTTACGTGCTGTTCAAATCCCAATCCGATGCGGAATTTGCCAGGGAACACGATATAACCTTCGCTCAACTGTCTTCCAAAAAAGCTTCCTGGCACCAGGATTTGCTAGCGGCTAGAAAACAAAGAACAATGCCCCGTAAGGACGATAAGGTGATCACCTCCTGGAATGCCTTGCTGATCTCGGGTTTGATTGATGCCTACAAGGCTTTTGATGAGGAGGTTTTGTTGGATAAAGCAAAGGGGTTATTCAGATCCTTAAAGGCTTCGGCTGTTTCCGAGGATAAAGTGATCCACTCCTATAAAAATGGGAGTACCCGTGAAGAAGGGTTTTTGGAAGACTATGCCTTTTTAGCCAGAACCAGTTTTTCACTTTATGAAACCAGCCTGGACACTACGTATCTGGATTTTACCCGCAAGCTGATGGAGGAGGTCGAATCGCGCTTTTTCGAGAAGGAAACGGGGATGTACCAATACAATGAGAATAACGATTTAATTTCCAGGATCATCAAGATTGACGACGGGGTCCTTCCTTCACCTAACGCTGTAGTAGCCGAGAATTATCTCTTGTTGGGGCATCTCAATTACGATATAAAGTATCTGGAAAAGGTAGATCAGATGCTGATGACGATCAGTCCACGGGTGCTTGAAGCGATAAATAACCACTCCTATTGGGCAAAGCTGATGCTGTCCAGGATTAAACCTTATTATGAAATTGTGGTTGTGGGACCTGATGCCGAATTACTCAGCCTGGAATTTCACAAACTCTTCCTTCCTAATGCCCTGGTTGTTGGTAGTTTAAAATCCAGCAACCTCGCCCTGTTTAAAGACAGATATGTTCATGAGGAGACGTATATCTATGTCTGCACCAATAATACCTGTAAATTGCCTGTGAAAACGGTTACGGAAGCCTTGCAGCAATTGCAGGACTTTGGGCTGAATTTACCTTGA
- a CDS encoding SusC/RagA family TonB-linked outer membrane protein — MDRKFTQPGSNPGTWNSVAKSALAGMLSLLLFFSVSVGFANISAIDKDDTEESIQQTVTGTVTDDLGAPLPGANVLVKGTTNGTQTDFDGNYTITADANATLIFSYVGFARQEIPINGQSRIDVQMAEDASQLSEVVVTGYSTQTRGDITGSVASVDISEATKAPLVNAAEALEGRVTGVTVTNAGTPGSSPKIVIRGFGTSNNTNPLYIIDGVQTDNPSILNSINPGDIEQINVLKDGAAAIYGARASNGVVIITTKSGSYNQAEPTVTFNAYTGISRATNLPDMLNVQQHGEMIFQSLANDGATVEHPQYGNGPTPVVPTTVQDYTRVVSYDPITRAPRTATVNQPNGTNWFEEITQNAPTQNFDLSISNGNETGRYFLSVNYLNREGILNDTGFKQGVTRLNSEFKIGEFITIGEHLNASFSRQQEGTLEAINMSYRFTPLVPVFDDEGDFAGSGGPGLSNTRNPVALLSRGSDNYNKIFRVFGDVYLQAKLYEGLSFKTTVSGNIENFSQRRFQALDPEFIEPLSTNTLFEQDINNYSWTWNNVLNYNGSFGEHTINALAGVEAVQENSKGKSISRNGFLFETPDFYLLSNGSGTPNVDFAFDGGNTLFSIFGTANYSYQGKYFATVTLRNDKSSRFLGENQSQTFPSFSAGWKISDEDFFPQDGWVSRLRLKASYGELGNQTLPASNPTINISNLNEGLANYALNGSSISTGAILSQVGNPDLRWETSVTTNIGFEMGLFNNQLSVSFEYFDIDTKDLITRDLSLISTTAIDATAPLVNLGDIQNTGFDLALGYSNETSYGLSYSIDANISRYKNEVQNLISDFQIGRTDLRGGAVTRTEVGRAISEYYGRRVTGFDSSGRFTYEDVNGDGTINDDDRTYIGSPHPDFTYGINLAASYKGFDVSAFFSGSSGNDAYNYQKIFTDFPTFFNGNRSARVLDSWTPSNTNATLPALSQSITNAETQPNSYFVEDASFLRMKNLQIGYTFDESISSTIGLDMFRIYIQGTNLFTITDYEGLNPEVISTDNLSLGVDGPNPVFPLAQILTIGINTKF, encoded by the coding sequence ATGGATCGAAAATTTACCCAACCTGGATCTAATCCGGGGACGTGGAATTCCGTTGCGAAATCCGCTTTGGCAGGGATGTTGTCCCTGCTCTTATTTTTTTCAGTATCTGTTGGATTTGCCAATATATCGGCAATTGACAAGGATGACACTGAAGAAAGTATTCAGCAAACCGTTACCGGAACGGTGACAGATGATCTGGGAGCACCATTACCTGGTGCGAATGTTCTGGTAAAAGGAACAACCAACGGAACCCAGACTGATTTTGATGGAAATTATACAATAACTGCAGATGCCAATGCTACGCTTATCTTCAGTTATGTCGGTTTCGCCAGACAGGAAATTCCTATCAACGGACAAAGCAGAATTGACGTTCAGATGGCTGAAGATGCCAGTCAGCTTTCCGAAGTAGTTGTAACAGGTTATTCTACCCAGACCAGGGGAGATATTACCGGTTCGGTTGCATCAGTTGATATCAGTGAGGCAACCAAGGCGCCATTGGTGAATGCTGCGGAAGCTCTAGAAGGTCGGGTAACAGGGGTAACCGTTACCAATGCAGGTACACCGGGATCCTCACCAAAAATTGTGATTCGTGGTTTTGGAACCAGCAACAATACCAATCCACTATATATTATTGATGGAGTTCAGACAGACAATCCTTCCATCCTTAATAGTATTAACCCGGGGGATATTGAACAGATCAACGTCTTAAAGGATGGTGCAGCAGCCATATACGGAGCAAGGGCTTCCAATGGTGTTGTCATTATCACCACAAAAAGTGGTAGCTACAACCAGGCTGAACCCACGGTAACTTTTAATGCTTATACGGGTATATCCAGAGCGACCAATCTTCCGGATATGTTAAATGTTCAGCAACACGGGGAAATGATATTTCAGAGTCTTGCCAATGACGGTGCAACTGTAGAACACCCTCAGTACGGCAATGGCCCAACTCCGGTAGTACCAACTACGGTTCAGGATTACACCAGAGTGGTCTCCTACGATCCCATTACAAGGGCACCCCGTACAGCTACGGTCAATCAGCCAAATGGAACCAATTGGTTTGAAGAGATCACCCAAAATGCACCTACACAAAATTTTGACCTTTCCATTTCCAATGGTAATGAAACAGGGAGATACTTTTTATCTGTGAATTACCTAAATCGTGAAGGTATACTCAATGATACCGGATTTAAGCAAGGGGTAACCCGATTAAATTCTGAATTTAAAATTGGTGAATTTATCACCATAGGAGAACACCTTAATGCTTCCTTTTCTCGCCAACAGGAAGGAACATTAGAGGCAATTAACATGTCCTACAGATTTACTCCACTGGTACCTGTATTTGATGACGAAGGTGATTTTGCCGGCTCAGGTGGTCCCGGACTCAGTAATACAAGGAACCCCGTGGCATTGCTTTCACGAGGATCTGACAATTACAATAAAATTTTCCGCGTATTTGGGGATGTATACCTCCAAGCTAAACTCTACGAGGGCCTTAGCTTTAAAACCACCGTCAGTGGTAACATTGAAAATTTCAGTCAGAGAAGATTTCAGGCGCTTGATCCGGAATTTATAGAGCCGCTATCCACCAACACTTTGTTTGAGCAGGATATAAATAATTATTCCTGGACCTGGAACAACGTACTTAATTATAACGGTTCATTCGGCGAGCATACCATCAATGCCCTTGCAGGGGTTGAAGCTGTGCAGGAGAACAGTAAAGGGAAGTCCATCAGCCGTAACGGGTTTTTATTTGAAACCCCAGATTTCTACCTGCTGAGCAATGGTAGCGGAACACCTAATGTTGATTTTGCCTTTGACGGAGGTAATACCTTATTTTCCATTTTCGGAACAGCAAATTATTCCTATCAGGGTAAATATTTTGCTACGGTAACCCTGCGTAATGATAAGTCTTCTAGATTCCTTGGAGAAAATCAGAGTCAGACCTTCCCTTCTTTTAGTGCTGGATGGAAAATCAGTGATGAAGATTTCTTCCCACAAGATGGATGGGTAAGCAGATTAAGGCTGAAGGCATCTTATGGTGAACTGGGGAACCAGACTTTACCGGCCAGTAACCCAACTATCAATATCTCAAACTTAAATGAAGGCCTTGCCAACTACGCCTTAAATGGAAGTTCGATTTCCACAGGAGCGATTCTTAGTCAGGTAGGAAATCCTGATCTGCGTTGGGAGACAAGTGTAACGACCAATATCGGTTTTGAAATGGGCTTGTTCAATAATCAATTATCGGTATCCTTCGAATATTTTGATATTGATACCAAGGATTTGATCACAAGGGATTTAAGCTTGATCAGTACTACCGCTATTGATGCAACGGCACCTTTGGTTAACCTTGGAGATATCCAAAACACTGGATTTGATCTCGCTTTAGGGTATAGCAATGAAACTTCTTATGGCCTTAGTTATTCTATCGATGCCAATATTTCCAGATATAAGAACGAAGTGCAAAACCTGATCAGTGATTTTCAGATCGGAAGGACCGACCTTAGGGGAGGCGCCGTAACGCGAACGGAAGTTGGCAGAGCTATTTCTGAATACTACGGCAGAAGAGTAACGGGCTTTGACAGCAGTGGACGTTTTACCTATGAAGATGTAAATGGAGACGGAACTATCAATGACGATGACCGAACTTACATTGGATCTCCACACCCTGATTTCACCTACGGTATAAACCTGGCGGCAAGTTATAAAGGCTTCGATGTGTCAGCATTCTTCTCCGGATCATCGGGTAATGATGCCTACAACTATCAGAAGATCTTTACAGACTTCCCTACTTTCTTCAACGGAAACCGTAGCGCCAGAGTGTTGGATTCCTGGACACCATCAAACACCAATGCCACACTGCCTGCATTGAGTCAGTCCATCACCAATGCCGAAACTCAACCGAATTCTTATTTCGTAGAGGACGCATCCTTTTTAAGAATGAAGAATCTACAGATAGGATATACATTTGATGAAAGCATCTCCAGCACCATTGGATTGGATATGTTCCGTATCTACATTCAGGGTACCAACCTGTTTACAATTACGGATTACGAAGGATTAAACCCTGAAGTAATTTCAACAGATAACTTATCTTTGGGAGTGGATGGACCAAATCCTGTATTCCCATTGGCACAAATACTTACAATTGGTATAAACACAAAATTTTAA
- a CDS encoding FG-GAP-like repeat-containing protein encodes MYRLLLPFIALLLLLSCSSKEKGSKPIFSQLEMSKTGISFENRITENDSINYFTYAYIYMGGGISAGDINNDGLIDLFFTGNMVPNKLYLNKGNMTFEDISEAAGISGDDRWYTGTTMADVNHDGFLDIYCSVGGRYGQKENQLFINNGDNTFTEKAQKYGLADPGNSVQASFFDYDLDGDLDMYLANYPPTRFDAPNSFYLFKQQYPKPIETDKLYRNDGDSFTDVTKEAGLTTFGLSLSATVGDLNKDGWPDIYVSNDFSTPDYLFVNNQDGTFSEVVRQVTKNTAFYGMGTDIADFNNDELLDILQVDMTAKVNRRSKANMASMNPDLFWSTVNSGFHYQYMQNSLQLNNGLLYDSLPDFSNISRLAGVSSTDWSWGPLIADLDNDGWKDIFISNGTRREINNRDFFLNWEKEGRPMDDLLQRSLSIPSEPIDNFVFKNNGDLTFSQMNETWGISFEGFSNGSVYADLDNDGDLEVITNNIDDVASVFENLSSGSSNSLVLNFKGPEKNPFGIGVQATAMDEGDKQFQEMTLSRGFQSSVAPQMHFGLGDREGLDSLLIRWPDGKEQLITSLSSNTRQVIEYANAGEAIRNKKSLEEKIFETTDPEVLGIDFRHEENYYNDFVKEILLPHQTSMFGPGIGVGDLNGDGEDDFVVGGASNHPAGIYYKKAGGFERQAMPSVTRDSIYEDLGILIFDAEGDGDNDLYMVSGGNEFSAGSKLLQDRLYLNDGTGQLIKAPKSLPEMFSSGSRVKASDFDKDGDLDLFVGGRLVPGQYPLPAASYILENISTQKGGALFADITDKVAPGLNQLGMVTDAIWTDYNNDGYEDLLITGEWMPLTVLQNNNGNFENVTGRVNLSDTTGWWFSIQEGDFDKDGDMDYVAGNLGLNYKYKASEEETFDIYYHDFDKSGTSDIVLSYFNGGKQYPLRGRECSSQQMPGIKKKFEDYASFSTATLEDVYTEEYLEDALHYQVTSFASVYLENTGQGFVSHPLPNLAQLSSINQILVDDYDGDSHMDIVIAGNLYSSEVETPRNDASNGLFLKGNGDGGFSPVRGMDSGWFTPGDVKDMDVIEIDGDSYVLVARNSDSLQLVKVNSAQSPAIAARLP; translated from the coding sequence ATGTACCGTTTACTTTTACCTTTTATTGCGCTCCTGCTGCTTCTGTCATGCTCATCCAAAGAAAAGGGATCTAAACCCATTTTCAGCCAGTTGGAAATGAGTAAGACAGGGATCTCCTTTGAAAACCGCATTACCGAGAATGATTCAATAAATTATTTCACCTATGCTTATATCTATATGGGCGGCGGTATTTCCGCAGGAGACATTAACAATGATGGATTGATCGATCTTTTTTTTACCGGGAACATGGTACCCAACAAACTCTATCTCAACAAGGGAAATATGACCTTTGAAGATATTTCAGAAGCTGCCGGTATTTCAGGAGATGATCGCTGGTATACCGGAACTACGATGGCTGACGTTAATCACGATGGCTTCCTCGATATATACTGCTCAGTTGGGGGAAGATACGGGCAAAAGGAAAATCAACTCTTTATTAATAATGGGGATAACACCTTTACCGAAAAAGCGCAGAAGTACGGTCTTGCTGATCCCGGTAATAGTGTACAGGCTTCCTTTTTCGACTATGACCTGGACGGGGACCTTGATATGTACCTGGCCAATTACCCCCCTACCCGCTTTGATGCTCCCAATAGTTTCTATCTCTTTAAACAACAATATCCTAAACCCATCGAAACCGATAAACTCTACCGCAATGATGGAGATTCTTTTACTGATGTTACCAAAGAGGCAGGACTGACCACCTTTGGACTTTCTCTGAGTGCTACTGTGGGAGACCTCAACAAGGACGGATGGCCAGATATCTACGTCTCTAACGACTTCTCTACTCCCGATTACCTTTTTGTCAACAATCAGGACGGGACTTTTTCAGAAGTTGTTAGACAGGTTACCAAGAATACCGCCTTTTATGGCATGGGCACGGATATCGCCGATTTCAATAACGATGAATTACTCGACATCCTGCAGGTAGATATGACCGCCAAAGTTAACCGCAGATCAAAAGCCAATATGGCCAGTATGAATCCCGACTTATTCTGGTCAACAGTCAATTCAGGATTTCATTATCAATACATGCAAAACAGCCTGCAGCTCAACAACGGACTTCTATATGATTCCCTACCCGATTTCAGCAATATCTCAAGGCTTGCAGGTGTCTCCTCCACGGATTGGAGTTGGGGCCCTTTAATAGCTGATCTCGACAATGATGGCTGGAAAGACATTTTTATCTCCAATGGCACCCGCAGGGAGATCAACAATAGGGATTTCTTCCTCAACTGGGAAAAGGAAGGACGGCCAATGGACGACTTGCTTCAGCGTTCCCTTTCAATCCCATCTGAACCAATTGATAATTTTGTTTTTAAAAACAACGGGGATCTCACCTTCTCTCAGATGAATGAGACCTGGGGAATATCCTTTGAAGGTTTTTCCAACGGCTCTGTATATGCAGACCTCGATAATGACGGGGACCTGGAAGTGATCACCAATAATATCGACGATGTAGCATCAGTATTTGAGAACCTGAGTTCAGGAAGCAGCAATTCCCTGGTCCTGAATTTTAAGGGACCGGAGAAGAATCCTTTCGGAATAGGCGTACAGGCTACTGCGATGGATGAAGGGGACAAACAATTTCAGGAAATGACGCTCAGCCGCGGATTTCAATCTTCTGTAGCACCTCAAATGCATTTTGGACTGGGAGACAGAGAAGGTCTGGATAGTCTTCTGATACGCTGGCCCGACGGGAAAGAACAACTGATAACCAGCCTAAGTTCCAATACAAGGCAAGTGATTGAATACGCCAATGCCGGTGAAGCCATCAGAAACAAAAAAAGTTTGGAAGAAAAAATCTTTGAAACCACGGATCCTGAAGTTCTTGGAATAGATTTCAGACATGAGGAGAATTATTACAACGACTTCGTCAAGGAAATCCTGCTGCCCCATCAGACTTCCATGTTTGGTCCGGGAATCGGAGTTGGAGATCTCAACGGGGACGGAGAAGACGATTTTGTAGTGGGAGGAGCATCCAATCATCCCGCAGGGATCTATTATAAAAAAGCAGGAGGATTCGAAAGGCAGGCCATGCCGTCAGTCACCCGGGATAGTATATATGAGGACCTGGGTATCCTTATTTTTGACGCAGAGGGTGACGGAGACAATGATCTTTATATGGTAAGTGGCGGAAATGAATTTAGTGCGGGCTCTAAATTATTACAAGACCGGCTCTACCTCAATGACGGAACCGGACAGTTGATCAAAGCACCAAAATCGCTCCCGGAGATGTTCAGCAGCGGCTCAAGGGTAAAAGCGTCAGATTTCGACAAGGATGGTGATCTGGATTTGTTTGTTGGGGGCCGATTAGTCCCAGGGCAGTATCCCCTGCCCGCTGCAAGTTATATCCTGGAAAATATAAGTACCCAAAAGGGAGGAGCGCTCTTTGCAGACATCACTGATAAAGTGGCACCAGGCCTAAATCAGTTGGGGATGGTGACCGATGCCATCTGGACCGACTACAACAATGACGGGTATGAGGATCTGCTGATTACGGGAGAATGGATGCCCCTGACAGTCCTCCAAAATAATAATGGGAATTTTGAAAATGTGACAGGCCGCGTCAATCTGAGCGACACCACCGGGTGGTGGTTCAGTATTCAGGAAGGCGACTTCGACAAGGACGGGGACATGGATTACGTGGCCGGGAATCTCGGTTTAAATTATAAATACAAGGCGAGCGAAGAAGAGACCTTTGATATCTACTACCACGATTTTGACAAAAGTGGCACTTCTGATATTGTTCTCAGTTATTTTAACGGAGGTAAACAATATCCGCTCCGTGGACGCGAATGCTCCTCTCAACAAATGCCGGGGATAAAGAAGAAATTTGAGGATTACGCTTCCTTTTCAACGGCCACCCTTGAGGACGTCTACACTGAGGAATATCTGGAAGATGCCCTGCACTATCAGGTCACCTCCTTTGCCAGTGTATATCTGGAAAACACAGGCCAGGGCTTTGTGTCTCATCCATTGCCCAATTTGGCACAGCTCTCAAGTATCAACCAGATCCTGGTAGATGATTACGATGGAGATTCTCATATGGATATCGTCATCGCAGGTAATCTGTACAGTTCAGAAGTTGAAACTCCCAGAAATGATGCCAGTAATGGCCTCTTTCTTAAAGGAAATGGCGACGGTGGGTTCAGCCCGGTAAGGGGTATGGACAGCGGCTGGTTTACTCCGGGAGACGTAAAGGATATGGACGTTATAGAAATTGACGGAGACTCCTATGTTCTGGTAGCCAGAAATAGCGATTCCCTGCAACTTGTCAAGGTAAATTCAGCCCAAAGTCCTGCAATTGCTGCAAGGCTTCCGTAA